The genomic region TACCCCCCAAGGGGTGTCAGGCATAAGAAGAAGACAATAACATTCTTAAAAGAAATTCAAGATAACTTTAACTTTGATTGTACTGACTTGATATTTTTTTGCAGATATCCGTAATTCAATTCTTCCTAGTCATAAAGAACATTTTAGATATCTACAAAGTAATTCTTCCTATCTACAATAAACATTCTGGATATCTGACATATAATTCTTACAGGAACAACTTCAATTTCAGATATCAGGCTATCTACAATCCATTTGTTACTATGGTTACTATTCATAATTTTGATTTCAGATGTCCAAAATGGAAAACCATTCCAGATATCCATACTGTCATAATCAGAATTAGTTTTAACGAGCAAGTAAGTGTGAACACATTCAGGGAATTTGATTCCTGGCTcttgtaaacataaacatttgatTATATGTACTTAATGTCATTTTGAATATCTAGAATACATTTTGACTTGAAGCTACAAATGTAATTACGGATTACCAAAATTGCCATTGTGACTAGTAAATATGCAATTTCAAATATCTACAATTAGGCCTAGAGTTATGACTAGAAACAATGCAATTGCAGATActgttgaagttaaaaaaaaaaaggttaaaacattggtgatgttttagaGCAATATACTTTTAGGtcaaaaatgtaacttatttaatgtaaactgctgtgagagtgagtgacacTGAAACTGAGCTGAAAATGATTGTTTCAATGCTGATTAAGCCTAATCAGCATTCGACTGCCTCACCCCAACCCTAGCTTCTAAAGAATTGAATAAGTCACGTCTGTTATTTAGCATAAAGGTAGAAGCTCTGGAAGACCTATTGTTTAATCAACTTTGAGAGCCATCCCCTgttgggccagacaaagaatgagtATTCCTGTAGTTTGGAAACAATTGACACTGACTTGGTAAGATCCTGTGGCCGGGTGTGGCCACAAGACACATGGATTAGGAACACCTTTTCCTTTGAAGACATCTAACCAATAACGGAGGGATTTAATTTGAGGAACCACCCTCAGCTCCTTAGGATAAATTTGGAAACTTCACAATGGTTAAGGACTGTTTGAATGTGTCTCCCGAAGGGGAGGCATGTTTGGCAGTCCACTGCTGGCAgtgttttattgatgtattgttttgtattcTTTAAACTGCAAAATTGTGACCCCACAAGGAAGCATGCTTGCAGTCCACTGCTGGCAGtgtaacatttgtttttgtcatgtcgTTTTCACCATGTTGTTTACTAAATCTTTTTGTTTAACTTTCAATTGGACCCTAgctttctccttcctcctcagaaATCAAACGATCACgttgtgtgtttttctatttcTAACAATACCCACACACATATTGTGGATATCTTTATCTATATATAAAgttatctatatatatttttttcaataatgccACTGTGGATATCTGAAATGTTCTTTATAACTAGGAATAACTGAATTAAGGATATCTGCAATGCAATAAATACCCAGTGTAGCTATTAAATGTAAAAGCTGCTTGCACACAGAGAGTTAACGGTCAGGTCAACAACCACCGGAAGTGACGTGATTGTAAAGGAGTGGGCCTCACGTGAGCCTCCAATCAGCTGATAAAAGTCTGCAGCAGTTTGTCGACAACAGTCTGAACCAGAACCTGTAAACTGCTCCGTCATTGTTGTGACTCTCCTCCGACTGTTAACAATGAAGGTTTTACTCCTGTTTGTGTTCGCGGCGTTAGCCCTGACCAACGACGCGCTGGTCCGGTAAGAATATTAAGTATTAATACAAGTGTTGTTTTATAAGCGAAGTAAACACCATTTATGTGAACTAATGCTAGCTAGCCTGCACGTTACACAATGTTACCTAACACTTTGTAACGGAAGACGGTCTAGTTGCAcattttaaacctgcaatatcTACAAAGTCACGTAAGCTAGAGGAGGAGTGTGTTAGCTAACAGCGACTTTAGCTCTATATATGTATTCAtagagctaacgctagctagccttcTGGCTCTATCTTCTCTGTTTCTTTGTAATCGTCTGTTCCAGCGAGGACAGCTGATCCTGTGATCCCAGCACTTCTCTGTAGGCTCATACCAATTCATCTTACTGGGGGTGCATCTTACatttcagtgtgtgtatatttatgatTTGGCACCTTTTTGTGATATAATGgtaagattgattgattgattgattttattaatcccaaattgggaaattactctgttacaagcaGCAAGTTACAAGCtcatactcactcacacacatacagaaacaaacaagaaaatatactagaaataataaataagatagcAAAGATTAAAAATGCCACAGACCTACGAGTCTGGTTTCCAGAAGGAGAAGAACCAAGcagtggaggaagtattcagctcatttacttaagtaaaagtagtattAAAATACTCCACAAGTAAATTCTGCATTAAAAATTCTACTAAGCAAAAGTGTGAAATATTGGCAACAACATGTACTCAATCTAACaatgcattatattttataaaactgGTCCATGTGTTTTGTAAGTAAAGTATTAATCCAAGAAGTAACTAATAGGCTACTTatattgaaataaatgtaaaggagtcaaaagtacatttgcctctgaaatgtagtagtATAACATACTAgcgatggcccgataccattttttgcttcccgatacagATTCTGATACCCTGAACCTGCGTATCAGCCGATACAGAGTACTGAtcagataccagtgtgtcatatattttattatgttttaacagctgtatactactatccctgtatgatgatatgatgtataacagctgtatactactatccctgtatggatgatatgatgtataacagctgtatactactatctctgtatggatgtgatatgatgtataacagctgtatactactatctctgtatggatgtgatatgatgtataacagctgtatactaatatctctgtatggatgtgatatgatgtataacagctgtatactactatctctgtatgatgatatgatgtataacagctgtatactactatccctgtatgatgatatgatgtataacagctgtatactactatccctgtatggatgatatgatgtataacagctgtatactactatctctgtatgatgatatgatgtataacagctgtatactactatctctgtatgatgatatgatgtataacagctgtatactactatctctgtatgatgatatgatgtataacagctgtatactactatctctgtatgatgatatgatgtataacagctgtatactaatatctctgtatggatgtgatatgatgtataacagctgtatactactatctctgtatgatgatatgatgtataacagctgtatactactatctctgtatgatgatatgatgtataacagctgtatactactatccctgtatggatgtgatatgatttctatctttgttgtcagtctggctcaggttaaactctttatgaaacatgaacaaacacaaacaatgaacgccacagaactctTTTATTACGCAGTTtaacagtcagttataacgaaaaaaaaaacatgaataaactactttaacgtagattttctttagggctttattacgtggtattggatcggtgcataaactccagtacttcccgataccagcgttttaggcagtatcggagccacTGGATACTGATATCGGTATTGGCTCATCTCTATAACATTCCCTGAAATAGAAGTACAAGTATATCAGCGTCTATCTAATAAGTTTCTCTTGTATTGTAAttagacagaaactatgcactatagctttaacagaaGGATTGCTCATAGTTTTAATATCAAATTTCTTCGGGGGGGGGATGACGAAGCTGAATGCAGTTAGTTGACTCTTCATGAACTCATTAAAATTGAGTTGGGATATAGATTGAGTTTATTAGGCAGGTAGGTAAAGCTAATGCAGTGCAATACAAGAGTCCAGTTTAACCTGATGAAGGCCGCAAGCCGAAATGCGTCGGCCTTACAAGAAAGTTGTTCTATATGCTACAAGTGTTCCCCTCTCCATGCACCTTGAAAGTAGCTGAAGTTGTGTCAGAAACCCCCACAATATGTACAATAAATCCTCCCtatttattttctgttcatTTATCCTTTGTTTAAGCAGAAAGGTCCCATTGAGATACAATGTTTCTTCTGCCAGGGAGTCCTGGTAAAGATGGGCagcaaaataaagttttttttatacgAGGAAGACTGATAACATCACAAAACAGAACCTACCAAAACCGAAGAATCCTGGCTTATAATGGCACCTGTTACAAGCAATAACATTGTTCTGTaaataaatgactcaaaccTACCGAGAGGTTGAAGATTTCTAGTTAAGTatgccctgcagctcattccAAGCTTGCGGGGCGTGGGAGTAAAAAGGCAGATTTTTCCCAGCTCTATTGCGATCATGAGTAGACTTGTATCTGATCTAGTGTTATAGCTACTGGAGAAATGTGTGTAAACTGGATATGTACCGTGGTAATTTAGCCAGTAAAGCTTTAACAATATAAATGAACATACCGGGAACATACAGGCTTTTTAATGAAGGTTATAATGAGACGTGTTGATGCAACTGTACAATCATTTGTGTTGCTGTTGGAACACTATTGCTTCAAACAGATGTTTCTTTAGCCTACCCTTACTGATAATAGGAACATCTGTCTctttcaacacaaactgaacattTAAATCTTCATCAAGGGAGGATTTctactgttgtattagactggaTTAGTTTTAGCTTGGTGTACCTATGGCCACTGAGTGGAACATGTTGACTTAATGTGGACATGTTGTGGTCACAGGCATTGCTGCAGTATGCATTTGACTTGCAATATGTTGCAACACACACAATGTCTTTGTGCAGATAAGGAGGAAATATGTGGGTGAAATCTTATCTGCAAGGCCGCCAGTGGCGTCTGTGTATTTCATAAATGAAGTAGCCTGATAATCAAACTTAATTTGTACTGCATTTGTACTAgagctgtgcaattaattgaaAATTGATCGCGATTTCGGCttctaatgatcacaaaaacaaggTAATTGGGAAACAATTTTGCACATTGCAGTTGGCAAGtaattttgtcttgtgttctgaatgacacATTTGTCatacaatgttttttgtattttatcacttgttttgttttcaaaagattGTGAAAGTGTCCCAATTTTGTGTTTAATACTATTCAAACATTTGGAATATATTTTAAGGGGAATTCAAAAGGTATTAAGGGCTATTTCACAgttaagggtgttttcactgttgttttttaagttcagtaaatgcaacatctttccaaaaatcaatgagtaatcatgttaaataattgGGATTTCAAtagtgaccaaaataattgtgatttttatttCCATAACCGAGTAGCCCTACTTTGTGCTTGGTTATATTTTTCAACCCCCTCCCCAAAACAAATATTCAGAGCCTGTAAATTAACAGTTTTTCCTGTTTCTCATCGTTCAGAATTCCCTTAAAGAAATTCCGTTCCATCAGACGTGAGCTGACAGACTCGGGGAGAAGAGCCGAGGAGCTTCTGGCCCACAGGCACTCCCTTAAGTACAACTTTGGCTTCCCCTCCAGTAATGGACCCACTCCAGAAACCCTGAAGAACTACCTTGACGTAAGCATCACTCTCCAAACCACTGAACTGTGGACTCTTAAGGCTTCCCTTTCCCCTAATGCATTGCTCCGAAGCTCAAAAGCCAAGCTAGGGGAGAGCCACAACAAAGGCCCTGTTGTGTTGTGACCGCCTCGGCCCGCTTCTGTAAATCCTCTAAGCTGAATGGTAAATTAGACTTTGCCTATCAAGACCAGAAAATCCTCTGTGAAcacagctttttttcttttcttttttagaaaGGCTGATTCATTCTGTTGTAGACTAATATCAGCTTTTAGGTGATGAGCTGAGAGTGACAGAAGAGGGAACGTTTACCGCGTGACGGCTGACTCACTGTTGATCTGTAAGCCTCTTGATCCTCGTCAGCTGACAGAAAGTTTTTTTGCTCTCATTTTTACTTAACGTATTAGGCAATCACCTTGAAATCAGTCAGCCTTTTAAGATTGTAAGATGAGAAGAGTGAAAAacatcgatacagcatagtatcgcgatattttccgtggcaatactgtatctatacacagacgccaagtatcgattcTTTTAtcatgtgtgtgttggtcagtttgtctgcttgcaatcccattttgcagctaTACAATTGAAGttagatgaacaaacagaggaATGTATCTTTTAAGATAAAACAAGATGTTGACAAGTTTCCCTTTTGatgacataatttgaaattgggaaaaatttgaagttggaaaaaaaggtaataaattgcaatatatggcagaatattgcaatatgtttaaaattgcaataatatcgtatcgtgatgaaatcatattgtgaggcctctggtgattcccactcGTCAATAACAGCATTTCTGTTGGCCAATAACCGGTATTTTCCACCAGgcgcgtctgcgctgcgttccggaGGCGCCGCGAGCAATCTCGGCCATTCAagtctattttcacgcgagccgCGGGGCGTTCagacagccgggcaggaagtgaaacagcgagagaatcCAGTCAGTTTACCAAAACGCACCCCCCACTATCGTTTATGTCTCCTTTACAACACCACAGACGAGGAGAGATTTatgttggaggtggaaaaacataatacgaCATCGCAGATTGTTTTTATCaggacaacaccagaaaagagaaggcgtggagtttaattacaggagtgcttggagtggaaggtagatactagcttaataaacacgggattgttctgtaaagtacttgtggAGACGATAAAATCTGCGAGTCTGGCAACAAGAGGCTCCTCTTCTGAGTCGCTCCCTTTGTGGTATGGCGCGGCGGAGGacggaacgcagcacagacgcaCCTGGTGGAAAATGGCTGTAAGTCTGCAGAACAGAAATggcaaaagtttttttttttttttttttgggttatTGAGAAACGGTGTCTCCGTTAATATTGTATGTCACccagagagcactgacaagTTAAACTTTTTCCTGAAAAATACCCacagttgtttttaaaaaacaaaattagaaaaaaaaaaaatcacttcacTGTCATAGTATTGGGTTAAAGGAAGAAATATCAAAGACTGATGCCTCAAAATCTGGACAAATAATCTAAACTGCTAGATTCAACCAACCAATCCCAAACACAGATTAAATCAAGCGGCTATCACATGTTGCTCTGAAAAAGGAAGTACTTTGAGGGCCTGGGTGACTTGACAAATCTCGCAGTCACATGAAACGGAAGTTTGCGTCAGCTCCTAAATTTGTGGAGTAATCATTTGTTGTGTCACACTGTAACTGTGAAACTAGAAGTGATTTATTGACATGACTCTAACTATTTGACCTGAGTCTTTCGAAAACATTCGCTGACACCAACAGCTGTCAGGCCTAATCAGCAgctttgctttgttgttgttgttgttgttgttgttgttttaatcaTTAGACCTGCTCAGTTTCTCTGCTGTTGACCCGCTTTCTGCTTTAAAGGATATTTATAATCTGAAAAACATAAGACCAGCTCCAGAAGCCTGTGTTCTCTCTCAGATTTGTTTACTGTTGGGATTTTAAAGCTCAGGATCTTTTGGGTAAAGTTCTGCAAGCTTTTAAGATACAGGCGGTTGTAATAAACATGAACatggttatgtttttttttgtttttgtttgtccagGCCCAGTATTACGGTGAGATTGGCCTGGGTACACCGCCTCAGATCTTCACTGTGGTGTTTGACACCGGGTCCTCCAACCTGTGGGTGCCCTCCGTTCACTGCTCCCTCTTAGACATCGCATGCTGtaagttctctctctctgtctgtctgtctctgtctctctcctgttTGTCCAAAATGCAACAGAAGCATTTCTGCACAAGACGATAGATAACATTACTCTTGGCAGCAGGCAACGTTAGCTTGTAGCTGGCTTAAACACAGTTTGCTGACAGCTAAGCGGTCTGctgttgtctgtatttcactggaaggGATTTAAACACCGAGACATGAGAcatacaacagtctgcagctaaagactcAGAGGAGACTAGCTGAtctaaaggcagctacacacggagccgataatcggccgttggacagtctggcaaggtcagtgactcgagtctggttgtgtgttccgtgccgtcgtccgtcggaggagctgtcgtccttcattttggccaacctgacatgctcagtcagagacagggcagtcgggactcacccggaaatggcgagcggaatgagcgtgactagagtctctcaaaatctgacatcttttaaactgatctttgttgatctgaaatgaagacagattcagcaactgcacggcctatttctctcttaaaatgttttcagaaacacgtttcggtgaactattttagtacaatatgagatcgtattctgaatgagtcgccattaatggccggttgaaaaatccaaaatccggaagcagcagccagacccatgtgacgcgttcgtccaatcagctgccggttttaatttttttggcgacaatacagattagcgcagGCCGCTTTGGTGTGTaacgaggcacttttttgaccaactcggggagactgatcagtccaactgccttttctgccaacggttggCCGTCAggtcggtgtgtagctgcctttagagttgggagggggggggaccaAAAGATACCCGACCCTACTATAGTCTAGGTAAAATGTTAAAGCTTTAAATATAATCTTTCCATTCCTTCTCCTTTTTCACAGTGCTTCACCACAAATATAATTCTGCCAAGTCCAGCTCATACGTTAAGAACGGCACTGCCTTCGCCATCCAGTATGGAAGTGGCAGTTTGTCGGGCTACCTCAGTCAGGACACGTGCACGGTAAGATTATCTCGAATGTTAGCATCGCAGTAAACTGTAGTTTCAGTGAAGCTTTACGTgactaagtttttttttattttttatgtttttctagATCGGAGACATATCAGTGGAAAAGCAGATTTTCGGAGAAGCCATCAAGCAGCCAGGCGTGGCCTTCATCGCAGCTAAGTTCGATGGGATTCTCGGCATGGCCTACCCACGCATCTCCGTAGACGGGGTGGCTCCGGTCTTTGACAACATCATGAGCCAGAAGAAGGTGGAGCAGAACGTCTTCTCCTTCTACCTAAACAGGTGGGGAAACAGAACCGGGGGCCCGAAACACCCTCCAGTGCATCACACCACTTCATAGTTTTCTGTTTGCGCCACTTTTTGCATTGtgatccttttttattttattttttttttctgtgatctAGTTTCATTTTTGTCCTGTACTGTTCGGCTGTGTTGAATGGCCTTCTGTCCTAAGTTTTGCCAAGTTTCTGcagcagaaaagggagaaaatatTCAGTCTAAAAGCTGCATTATTCTCCACATGCTGCTGTAGAAGCCAAAGACAGAAACTCCTTTACAGCTGCACACTGGCAGGACTGACCAGTGTATGTAAAATCTGGTTAGGACACTCAAATGTTGCTCCCATCATATGGAGAAACAGTCTCCctccaaagtgtgtgtgtgtgtgtgtgtgtgtgtgtgtgtgtgtgtgtgtgtgtgtgtgtgtgtgtgtgtgtgtgtgtgtgtgtgtgtgtgtgtgtgtgtgtgtgtgtgtgtgtgtgtgtgtgtgtgtgtgtgtgtgtgtgtgtgtgtgtggcagggcCTCTGATAACAGAAGTAGATAAAGATAATGTGCAGATGGATCATTCTCACAAACGTGGTCATAACATTTAGACGGTAA from Sander lucioperca isolate FBNREF2018 chromosome 3, SLUC_FBN_1.2, whole genome shotgun sequence harbors:
- the ctsd gene encoding cathepsin D, translating into MKVLLLFVFAALALTNDALVRIPLKKFRSIRRELTDSGRRAEELLAHRHSLKYNFGFPSSNGPTPETLKNYLDAQYYGEIGLGTPPQIFTVVFDTGSSNLWVPSVHCSLLDIACLLHHKYNSAKSSSYVKNGTAFAIQYGSGSLSGYLSQDTCTIGDISVEKQIFGEAIKQPGVAFIAAKFDGILGMAYPRISVDGVAPVFDNIMSQKKVEQNVFSFYLNRNPDTEPGGELLLGGTDPKYYTGDFNYVNISRQAYWQIHMDGMAVGSQLSLCKSGCEAIVDTGTSLITGPSVEVRALQKAIGATPLIQGEYMVSCDKIPSLPVITFNVGGQSYSLTGEQYILKVSQAGKTMCLSGFMGLDIPAPAGPLWILGDVFIGPYYTVFDRENNRVGFAKAK